A genomic stretch from Phocoena phocoena chromosome 9, mPhoPho1.1, whole genome shotgun sequence includes:
- the LOC136127989 gene encoding GTPase IMAP family member 5-like: MAEGGIEHKLFAASSSLRIILVGKTGSGKSATGNSILCQPVFESRLAAQSVTRKCQGATGTWDGRSVLVVDTPPIFEARAQDQEAYEDIGDCYLLSAPGPHVLLLVTQLGRFTEQDVVAVTRVKEVFGARALRHTVILFTRKEDLADGSLHDYVANTDNVRLRGLVRECGHRYCAFSNWASGDEQRKQLAELMAVVEGLERELQGAYLSNDLFFDAQRLQQGGGDPHGEGHVRYLAKVWSHIAKQKQDLKEAQRNRAFKALLRVKHWIVSHIGIFAVFVICFLSFVAILISLCSTHGC, from the exons ATGGCTGAAG gcgGGATAGAACATAAGCTGTTTGCAGCCTCGTCCTCATTGAGGATCATCCTGGTGGGCAAAACAGGCAGCGGGAAGAGTGCCACCGGGAACAGCATCCTCTGCCAGCCAGTGTTTGAGTCCAGGCTGGCGGCCCAGTCGGTGACCAGGAAGTGTCAGGGCGCAACGGGCACGTGGGATGGGAGGAGCGTCCTGGTGGTGGACACGCCCCCCATCTTTGAGGCGAGGGCCCAGGACCAAGAGGCGTACGAGGACATCGGGGACTGCTACCTGCTCTCGGCCCCGGGGCCTCACGTGCTGCTGCTGGTGACCCAGCTGGGGCGCTTCACAGAGCAGGACGTGGTGGCCGTGACCAGGGTGAAGGAGGTCTTTGGGGCGAGAGCCCTGAGACACACGGTCATCCTCTTCACCCGCAAGGAGGACTTAGCGGACGGATCCTTGCATGACTACGTAGCAAACACAGACAACGTCAGGCTGAGGGGCCTGGTCCGGGAGTGCGGGCACAGGTACTGCGCCTTCAGCAACTGGGCCTCCGGGGACGAGCAGAGGAAGCAGCTGGCCGAGCTGATGGCCGTGGTCGAGGGGCTGGAGAGGGAACTCCAGGGCGCCTACCTCAGCAACGACCTCTTCTTTGATGCACAGCGGCTCCAGCAGGGCGGGGGCGACCCCCATGGAGAAGGTCACGTGCGCTACCTGGCCAAGGTGTGGTCACATATTGCAAAGCAAAAGCAAGACCTGAAAGAGGCCCAGAGAAACCGCGCCTTCAAGGCGCTCCTGCGAGTCAAACACTGGATCGTTTCTCACATCGGAATATTTGCTGTTTTTGTTATATGCTTTTTGAGTTTTGTTGCCATTTTAATTAGCTTGTGTAGCACTCACGGATGCTGA